A genomic segment from Neobacillus sp. YX16 encodes:
- a CDS encoding SDR family oxidoreductase has translation MKLDGKVAVISAAASGMGRAGANLFAKEGAKVIILDINQEHGDAVVDEIKQNGGDAQFFKTDLLDLVAIKQVIERITEQYGKIDILWNHVGTPGPSGVEDVEEKDYDFAMGLNLKSGFFTTKYVLPAMREAGGGSIIFTSSVSGLIASPYSVVYSAAKGAVVNLVRSLAVNLSKDNIRVNGICPGLTETPMLVQFMTRSEDDDLEKNKQFILDKIPLGRFARPNDIASAALFLASNESAYISGVNLPVDGAYTA, from the coding sequence ATGAAATTGGATGGAAAAGTAGCAGTGATTTCTGCAGCTGCTTCTGGAATGGGGCGAGCTGGTGCTAATCTTTTTGCCAAAGAAGGTGCGAAGGTTATTATTTTAGATATCAACCAAGAACATGGTGATGCAGTGGTTGATGAGATTAAACAAAATGGTGGAGACGCACAATTTTTCAAAACGGATTTATTAGATTTAGTTGCTATAAAACAAGTTATTGAAAGAATAACAGAACAGTACGGCAAGATAGATATCTTATGGAATCATGTAGGTACTCCCGGTCCAAGTGGTGTAGAGGATGTGGAGGAAAAAGACTATGACTTTGCAATGGGACTAAACTTGAAAAGTGGATTTTTTACTACTAAATATGTACTCCCAGCGATGAGAGAAGCTGGCGGGGGATCCATTATCTTCACCTCTTCCGTTTCTGGACTTATTGCTTCTCCATATAGTGTTGTTTATTCAGCGGCAAAAGGTGCGGTAGTTAACCTCGTTCGATCTCTTGCAGTTAATTTGTCAAAGGATAATATTCGAGTAAACGGTATTTGCCCTGGTCTTACAGAGACGCCAATGTTGGTCCAGTTTATGACAAGGTCTGAGGATGATGATCTCGAAAAAAATAAGCAATTTATATTGGACAAAATTCCTTTAGGTAGATTTGCACGACCAAATGATATAGCAAGTGCTGCTCTATTTCTTGCATCAAATGAATCAGCATATATAAGTGGTGTAAATCTACCTGTAGATGGAGCTTACACTGCCTAA
- a CDS encoding GNAT family N-acetyltransferase: MKIVELRKGNEFLKEGIEVFWNVWGTEDNYKFYEDCILHSAETSEDLPRFYVAVDNRNIIGSYAILRNDINSRQDLCPWLACLFVDKEYRGQEIGAKLLEHGLSEADKKGYKKLYLTTDLENYYEKYGWVQNGIAYGPSGGHLKIYEKSTSI; encoded by the coding sequence ATGAAAATTGTTGAGCTTCGAAAGGGGAATGAATTTTTGAAGGAAGGCATTGAGGTATTTTGGAACGTTTGGGGGACAGAAGATAATTATAAGTTTTACGAGGATTGTATTCTTCATTCCGCTGAAACATCAGAAGACCTTCCAAGATTCTATGTCGCAGTAGATAATCGAAATATTATTGGCTCGTATGCTATCTTGAGAAATGATATTAATAGCCGTCAGGATTTATGTCCGTGGCTTGCATGCCTATTCGTCGATAAAGAATACCGGGGGCAAGAAATCGGTGCGAAGCTTTTGGAACACGGTTTGAGTGAGGCCGACAAAAAGGGCTATAAGAAGCTTTATTTGACTACTGATCTTGAAAATTATTATGAAAAATACGGATGGGTACAAAACGGGATTGCCTATGGACCAAGCGGCGGGCATCTCAAGATTTATGAAAAAAGCACTAGCATTTAG
- a CDS encoding TRAP transporter small permease subunit, translated as MNRIKKLESCTKLLDKILEVSALSLLVVSTVLALFNMGSRVFFDTSYSLVEELCRYTIIYGTFMYLGPLIKKDEHIKMDFLNSVLKGKFLQINRLLINIILLASCAVLFWTGTQWVISLFQLGIKTTSGTMLLALPSIAIPLGMLFACLYSILLIIIDIMKIRGNYDESNNTNEIKELQM; from the coding sequence ATGAATAGGATCAAAAAGCTAGAATCGTGTACCAAATTACTAGATAAAATTCTAGAAGTATCGGCGTTGTCCTTACTAGTTGTTAGTACAGTTCTTGCACTTTTTAATATGGGCAGTAGAGTCTTTTTTGATACTTCTTACTCATTGGTTGAAGAACTGTGCCGCTACACAATCATTTATGGAACTTTCATGTATCTCGGTCCTTTAATAAAAAAGGATGAACATATTAAGATGGATTTTCTTAATAGTGTATTAAAAGGTAAATTTTTACAAATTAATAGACTACTAATTAATATCATTTTATTGGCTTCCTGTGCGGTTCTATTTTGGACGGGAACACAATGGGTCATTTCATTATTTCAATTAGGTATTAAAACAACTTCGGGGACCATGCTACTTGCACTTCCTTCTATAGCCATACCACTTGGAATGTTATTTGCGTGTCTTTATTCTATTCTCTTAATCATCATAGATATAATGAAAATTCGTGGAAATTATGATGAGAGTAACAACACAAACGAAATAAAGGAACTCCAAATGTAA
- a CDS encoding aldehyde dehydrogenase gives MEIYNKLFIDGEWVNSSTEKQMDILNPATEEVWAQVPEGTVEDVDCAVKAAQKAFNGPWKRMSTYKRSAILRKMGDLMEENANFLAGLETKENGKPLHITTREAKMYNQWWYYYAGITDKIHGETIPFEDHKHIFTIREPIGVVAAIIPWNGPIQLLTWKLTVALATGNTIVVKPAETSPVTALEIAKLTELAGFPPGVINVVTGYGSVVGDRLSSHPDVDKIAFTGYGDTARKIMKSAAESSNIKRFSFELGGKSPNIIFPDADIDKALNAAVEHGFAITGQSCALSSRVLVHRDIYDDFIVKFKEKAAQIKVGNPHEQVDIGPHAHKQQLEKTLSYIQIGKEEGAELVLGGDRPRHLKKGYYVNPTLFVNVKPTMRIAQEEIFGPVVSVIPFSSEEEAIEIANGVSYGLTAAVWTKDIARGHRMAKALQSGMVWLNTYRYTRWVTPYGGYKSSGVGRENGLESIKEFTQVKTVVVDLEG, from the coding sequence ATGGAGATTTATAATAAATTATTTATCGACGGTGAATGGGTAAATAGTAGTACTGAAAAGCAGATGGATATCCTAAATCCTGCAACCGAGGAGGTTTGGGCACAAGTTCCTGAAGGAACGGTTGAAGATGTTGATTGTGCTGTAAAAGCTGCACAAAAGGCTTTTAATGGTCCTTGGAAAAGAATGAGTACGTATAAACGTTCAGCAATATTAAGGAAAATGGGCGATTTAATGGAGGAAAATGCCAATTTCCTTGCGGGTCTTGAAACAAAAGAAAATGGAAAGCCCCTCCACATTACGACAAGAGAAGCAAAAATGTATAACCAATGGTGGTACTATTACGCCGGTATCACTGACAAAATTCATGGAGAAACAATCCCATTTGAGGACCATAAGCATATTTTCACAATAAGAGAACCGATTGGGGTGGTAGCTGCAATCATTCCATGGAATGGCCCAATCCAATTACTAACGTGGAAATTGACGGTAGCGTTAGCAACAGGAAATACCATTGTCGTCAAACCTGCTGAAACATCACCTGTAACAGCATTAGAAATAGCCAAACTTACTGAACTAGCTGGTTTTCCTCCAGGAGTTATTAATGTTGTGACAGGTTATGGATCAGTCGTTGGCGATCGACTAAGTTCCCATCCTGATGTAGATAAGATTGCCTTTACTGGATATGGAGATACAGCTCGGAAAATTATGAAATCAGCTGCTGAATCTAGTAATATTAAAAGATTTTCTTTCGAATTAGGTGGGAAATCTCCAAACATTATTTTTCCAGATGCGGATATAGATAAAGCACTTAATGCTGCTGTTGAACATGGATTTGCCATTACTGGTCAGTCTTGTGCCTTATCTTCAAGAGTTCTTGTACATCGAGATATTTATGATGATTTTATTGTGAAATTTAAAGAAAAAGCTGCCCAGATTAAAGTTGGTAATCCTCATGAACAGGTGGACATTGGTCCACATGCTCATAAGCAACAATTGGAAAAAACGTTGAGCTATATACAAATAGGAAAAGAAGAAGGGGCCGAATTAGTTTTAGGTGGAGATCGACCTCGTCATTTGAAAAAGGGATACTATGTGAACCCAACTCTTTTCGTGAATGTTAAGCCAACGATGAGGATTGCCCAAGAGGAGATATTTGGACCAGTAGTGAGTGTGATTCCATTTTCTTCTGAAGAGGAAGCGATTGAAATTGCCAATGGTGTTTCTTATGGGTTAACAGCTGCTGTGTGGACGAAGGACATCGCAAGAGGACATAGAATGGCGAAAGCCTTGCAATCAGGGATGGTTTGGTTGAATACCTATCGCTATACACGATGGGTCACTCCGTATGGCGGCTATAAATCTAGTGGAGTTGGCAGGGAGAATGGATTGGAGTCGATAAAAGAATTTACGCAGGTAAAGACCGTTGTCGTTGATTTAGAAGGTTGA
- a CDS encoding GNAT family N-acetyltransferase encodes MKAVELVHFSKEYETQLHSFELPEEQEKFTALPKKVTEVADGQYRIVILSEHEPVGFFLLHTTDRVKEYSDNPRAMLLTAFSINYVHQGKGYAKQGMLLLSEFVQKEFPECNEIVLAVNHKNIPAQKLYMKVGFQDTGRRKVGRIGEQFIMALSLWE; translated from the coding sequence ATGAAAGCCGTTGAACTTGTCCATTTCTCTAAGGAGTATGAAACTCAGTTACATTCTTTTGAACTTCCTGAGGAGCAAGAGAAATTTACGGCTTTACCGAAAAAGGTTACAGAAGTAGCTGATGGTCAGTACCGGATTGTTATTCTCAGTGAACATGAGCCTGTTGGGTTCTTTCTTTTACACACAACCGATAGGGTAAAGGAGTACTCAGATAATCCAAGAGCGATGCTGCTTACCGCATTTTCGATTAATTATGTTCATCAAGGAAAAGGCTATGCCAAGCAAGGTATGTTGTTATTAAGTGAATTTGTACAAAAAGAATTCCCTGAGTGCAATGAAATTGTGTTAGCTGTTAATCATAAAAATATCCCTGCACAAAAGCTCTATATGAAGGTTGGTTTTCAAGATACAGGGAGAAGGAAAGTCGGAAGGATTGGGGAGCAATTCATTATGGCTTTGTCTTTGTGGGAGTAA
- a CDS encoding MFS transporter, which produces MNKQESSYRWVVFSTVLLAYFIIISQRTAPGLITDHLMKDFHVSAAVIGLMSSFQFFAYAGFQIPVGLLSDRYGPNRFLILGTILTGIGCIIYNFSPNEYVLIFSRFLVGIGDSMIFVNLVIILSQWFKANEFVKLLGVISLFSSLGSLMATVPFSVWISFAGWRTPFLTIGIILVLLSYFLYTVLVLKPKRIFKVDIEMKRKSAKNRESVWVILRRTIAARQAWATFLCHFGLVGAYVGFIGSWGVPYGIHVLDLSRSEASQLMMYGLFGAILGGPLISWITSRLGAMKKVYTFVHIVTFLSWGGLVLSGVNPSFILVVILFFLIGFGNGASALTFAVVRKSFPIEEVGVVTGFSNMGGFISAVLLPIVFGKVLDFFPQDSINIGYHYGFIIPVLFSLMGVVGVIMIKEEKTEEKIVLNAL; this is translated from the coding sequence ATGAACAAACAGGAAAGCAGTTATAGATGGGTCGTTTTTAGTACCGTCTTATTGGCTTACTTTATCATAATAAGCCAGAGAACTGCTCCAGGACTTATAACGGATCATTTAATGAAGGATTTTCATGTTTCAGCAGCTGTTATAGGTCTAATGAGTAGTTTTCAATTTTTTGCATATGCAGGATTTCAAATTCCGGTCGGCTTATTATCAGACAGGTATGGTCCCAATCGATTTCTTATTTTGGGTACCATTCTTACTGGAATAGGCTGCATTATTTACAATTTTTCGCCAAATGAATATGTATTGATTTTCTCTCGATTTTTGGTTGGTATAGGAGATTCGATGATTTTTGTCAATCTGGTTATCATTTTGAGCCAGTGGTTTAAAGCCAACGAATTTGTAAAATTATTGGGTGTGATCTCGCTTTTTTCGAGCCTAGGCTCATTAATGGCTACTGTTCCATTTTCTGTGTGGATTTCATTCGCAGGTTGGAGAACACCTTTTCTTACGATAGGTATCATTTTAGTATTATTATCTTATTTTCTATATACAGTCCTTGTATTGAAACCTAAAAGAATCTTTAAAGTTGATATCGAAATGAAAAGGAAAAGTGCAAAAAATAGAGAAAGTGTTTGGGTGATTCTTCGTCGAACTATTGCCGCACGTCAAGCTTGGGCAACGTTTCTATGTCACTTTGGGCTAGTTGGAGCGTATGTGGGATTTATCGGTTCATGGGGAGTTCCGTATGGAATCCATGTACTGGATTTATCCCGCTCAGAAGCGAGCCAGCTAATGATGTATGGTCTTTTTGGAGCCATTCTTGGCGGCCCTTTAATTAGCTGGATTACAAGCAGACTAGGGGCTATGAAAAAAGTTTATACCTTTGTTCACATCGTTACCTTTTTAAGTTGGGGAGGATTGGTTCTATCAGGAGTGAACCCTTCATTTATACTAGTAGTCATTTTGTTTTTCCTCATAGGTTTTGGAAATGGTGCAAGTGCACTGACATTTGCCGTGGTGCGTAAATCCTTTCCTATTGAAGAGGTAGGGGTTGTGACAGGATTCTCCAATATGGGTGGATTTATAAGTGCTGTTTTGCTGCCGATTGTTTTCGGAAAGGTACTAGATTTTTTTCCTCAGGATTCTATCAATATTGGATATCATTATGGATTTATCATTCCTGTTCTGTTTTCTTTGATGGGAGTGGTAGGAGTCATTATGATCAAAGAGGAAAAAACGGAAGAAAAAATAGTTTTAAATGCTTTATAA